The following proteins come from a genomic window of Plutella xylostella chromosome 22, ilPluXylo3.1, whole genome shotgun sequence:
- the LOC105385663 gene encoding uncharacterized protein LOC105385663 yields MVVGENKRTNIMDGIENTGDVRLHDHRLRLKQRFDIVRKLGQGTYGKVQLGINKKTGQEVAIKTIKKCKIESEADLVRIRREVQIMSSVRHPNIVHIYEVFENSEKMILVMEYCSGGELYDYLSQKKVLQEDEARRLFRQIATAVYYCHIHKICHRDLKLENVLLDETGSAKIADFGLSNVFKETALLATFCGSPLYASPEIVKGTPYIGPEVDCWSLGVLLYTLVYGAMPFDGSNFKRLVRQISNGDYYEPKNPSSASPLIRDMLTVDPLKRADIVYICDHPWVNTGCSTSCLEVSEALAAETPVRLDLLLSLAPPAASSVCVPSETELGAAESATDLTLSMAVEPSNSAEKRILDLVAEGGEDAIKPSPTRTLVSAGDNKRKLELAASAAELTRKKERVASSARIPQSATVDVLSEESLEPPPPPSVPPPDLTPPPAEGPDLVQPTLKSSATITINPGASKTPEEETSPPPKELPKEEVKEKPATVKPKVTIKKKLTKAASEEKPPTEKLDEPKEEVKPSSVAAAADKLTSLTLAQPAPAQPAPKPKKFSIPGGSVGSFKEQFERRASLTSPEAKRTVTKPVVSKIAKPKAQSEDRELQTKTPEGGSVRLQQIGIEPSPAPQDCMISGGVKKTESEPAHSSAADPSALLQDARRSLQNSMAKLVEEKAGQEDTRRRAAARDIITSAIRTGKPPVPYGRSSSAGVTSLASPPATPAAAPRVYRTEAQHSVNDHRNSSRGTSVERIIPIQVSPESPTAAAPPPRPAPAPAAAAPRANQVPLRRLISSESGASEASSSPSGEPIKKSAREFIIPIAVEGKGYVTPRQGSLEPESSSNLSGLRHTRVGKPRRISSLVSGGESEEEDESHMHRLRSSRAARAESVSSGEEDEEDEGFHLLTAENLFSTLLHRVRALTNRLNGEEGPGFPQHPHSLFNNMQSPFFNSSHLSRRHNAFVHRYVESKRSVSETREGWGSRDMHADFDSMFNKTRQNFPRVGLRVTLHAPTKSSHHSGTGANDKSATNATQQCGGGGGGGGGEGALDLSDLDLSAIRFSERELEALSGLTPALSRRLQTQLLAHLPPAAARRLRRALSLQPVRAPPPPPAVCTLPRRRAASREATPTADHDKSTKESSQSRGSSIRSTPDRSLLSKYLTPERTFSLDESYSSDNGSILSEPSYIAAYGAPSGPGLASRRHSMRASNTSTSTDQPKKRISRFLRPDFFDTPPDESQYARLKKEKELETQKILKEIREKKNKTLNTPPPTGSSSVDSSESPTPKDDGGFARKNLNSNSLLTAKERSRSNTPFFPILDKIKETTLDTRNIEANSVDKYNESKRKTNVDESSTNNKESKLSRPKSYPVKNIDSPERTQKETSENDTLRKENKDKSSVQKDSKIARPKSYPTSSPSPEKVYISRVKKEEITSNDVKCEKAEVVKPSITRRDSDVEVSFNISLPKKPKPVPQKAHSVEICESNNQTNEVLVLKKYQVVGNNVDNTEKQIDVKEKEEMQGNGAVMTNGGPKLDVAKNNYEDEAKVKVMNHDSKKEEVKLKSTDSESSEKKVVKKKVVKKVSSKSKTDATSSQESDAKPTVEKKKVTKKIKEKGSEDAKTTTVTKKKSVLQSIGQKLEKLTSNKSSSPDKEKVIDSKEAAAADGKKLNGKVSRSQREQSEPTHAEPTTESTLIKRAVTLTDVAALDSPVTVPNKTTVSKVLGLFKKFEPKEKAPKVLVDKHPTENLDIIESNNVSDNEASDKPKRPTSLLLNGLGRKNKYGRTSSDSVPALANDDPDLVKKDSTKRNSLKLDFSRLPRVKKIVPTNPVIEPQIVYSIDKETEAKDAEKNGIVRDAADIVAEPRARSRSRSRSTYSNSDSKTDLGSNSKVSHIPTSPTEYPPHLPYRELEPTTPEREDVEERIRRKSFYSRFNEKKQRRKSTLVGPGAAEYDPVARLHDPAPRDLSPLSPVDISPAADHRYRSFISELPVSPRNALRFDHYGLSDKVDNYRSLDRHELRKYPRSYLDYDQPASYGAHRYARTMSLLDSDPTEDHSLTLRDPHKYNRTISMYSPGNYATYRPNRTTRNSAIILKESEKEPSPENILEKIKNRKTISISVTRKKTPENETVDRSPVSSKGEGDGAECSEKVD; encoded by the exons ATGGTGGTGGGCGAGAACAAGCGCACCAACATCATGGACGGCATCGAGAACACGGGCGACGTGCGCCTGCACGACCACCGGCTCAGGCTCAAACAGAG GTTCGACATAGTCAGAAAGCTGGGCCAGGGCACGTACGGAAAAGTGCAGCTCGGCATCAACAAGAAGACCGGCCAGGAGGTGGCCATCAAGACCATCAAGAAGTGCAAGATCGAGTCCGAGGCCGACCTGGTGCGGATACGCAGGGAGGTGCAGATCATGTCCTCGGTGCGGCATCCCAATATTGTGCATATTTATGAAG tATTTGAAAACAGTGAAAAGATGATTCTTGTCATGGAGTACTGTTCGGGCGGAGAACTGTACGACTACCTCAGCCAGAAGAAAGTATTACAAGAGGACGAAGCTAGAAG ATTATTCCGCCAAATTGCCACAGCAGTATACTATTGCCATATACACAAAATTTGCCATAGAGATTTGAAATTGGAAAATGTATTATTAGACGAAACAGGCAGTGCTAAG ATAGCAGACTTTGGACTGTCGAATGTATTTAAAGAAACGGCTCTGCTAGCGACCTTCTGTGGGTCTCCGTTGTATGCGTCCCCAGAAATAGTCAAAGGGACCCCTTACATCGGACCTGAG GTGGACTGCTGGTCGCTGGGCGTCCTACTCTACACTCTAGTCTACGGCGCGATGCCGTTCGACGGCTCCAACTTCAAGCGGCTGGTGCGCCAGATCAGCAACGGCGACTACTATGAGCCTAAGAATCCTTCCA GTGCGTCCCCGCTAATTCGTGACATGCTGACAGTGGACCCGCTGAAACGTGCCGACATCGTATACATCTGCGACCATCC CTGGGTGAACACAGGGTGCTCCACGTCGTGCCTGGAGGTGTCGGAGGCGCTCGCGGCGGAGACGCCGGTGCGCCTGGACCTGCTGCTGTCGctcgcgccgcccgccgccagcTCTGTTTGCGTGCCTAGCGAG ACGGAGCTAGGCGCGGCGGAGAGCGCGACGGACCTCACGCTGTCGATGGCGGTGGAGCCGAGCAACTCCGCCGAGAAGAGGATCTTGGATTTGGTTGCAG AGGGCGGCGAGGACGCGATCAAGCCGTCGCCGACGCGCACCCTAGTGTCGGCCGGCGACAACAAGCGCAAGCTCGAGCTGGCCGCCTCCGCCGCCGAGCTCACCAGGAAGAAGGAACGAGTCGCCAG TTCGGCGCGCATACCACAATCAGCCACAGTTGACGTGCTGAGTGAAGAAAGCTtggagccgccgccgccgcctagTGTGCCCCCGCCTGACCTCACCCCGCCCCCTGCAGAAGGTCCAGACCTG GTACAACCGACCCTAAAATCATCGGCGACCATAACGATAAACCCGGGTGCCTCCAAAACACCAGAAGAAGAGACTTCGCCACCGCCCAAAGAACTGCCCAAAGAGGAGGTCAAGGAGAAGCCGGCCACAGTCAAACCCAAGGTCACTATCAAGAAGAAACTCACGAAGGCAGCCTCGGAGGAGAAACCGCCGACGGAAAAGCTTGATGAGCCCAAG GAGGAAGTGAAGCCGAGCtccgtggcggcggcggcggacaAGCTCACGTCGCTCACGCTCGCGCAGCCGGCGCCCGCGCAGCCCGCACCCAAGCCAAAGAAATTCTCTATTCCTG GCGGCAGCGTCGGCAGTTTCAAAGAGCAGTTCGAGAGGCGCGCGTCCCTCACGTCTCCTGAAGCTAAGAGGACGGTCACCAAGCCag TGGTATCAAAGATCGCTAAACCGAAGGCTCAGAGTGAGGATCGCGAGCTTCAGACAAAGACCCCTGAGGGCGGCTCCGTCAGGCTGCAACAGATCGGCATTGAACCTTCACCG GCGCCCCAGGATTGCATGATCAGCGGCGGAGTGAAGAAGACGGAGAGCGAGCCGGCGCACAGCTCCGCCGCCGACCCCTCCGCGCTGCTGCAGGACGCCAGGAG AAGTCTCCAGAACTCGATGGCCAAGCTGGTGGAAGAGAAGGCGGGACAAGAGGacacgcgccgccgcgccgccgcccgcgacATCATCACGTCAGCAATACGTACTG GCAAGCCGCCGGTCCCGTACGGGCGGTCCTCATCCGCCGGCGTGACGTCACTGGCCTCCCCCCCCGCcacgcccgccgccgccccccgcgtcTACCGCACGGAGGCCCAGCACAGCGTTAACGACCATCGCAACAG CAGCAGGGGTACATCAGTGGAGCGGATCATCCCCATCCAGGTGTCTCCGGAGAGCCcgaccgccgccgcgccgcccccgcgccccgcgcccgcccccgccgccgccgcgccccgcgccaaTCAAGTGCCACTCAG GCGTCTAATCTCCTCCGAGTCCGGCGCCAGCGAAGCGTCTTCCTCCCCGAGCGGAGAGCCCATCAAGAAGTCAGCTAGGGAGTTCATCATACCCATAGCGGTGGAGGGCAAGGGCTACGTGACCCCGCGGCAGGGTAGTCTGGAGCCGGAGTCTTCGAGCAACCTGAGCGGGCTGAGGCATACGAGGGTTGGCAAGCCTAGGAGGATTAG caGCCTCGTGAGCGGCGGAGAGTCAGAGGAAGAAGACGAATCTCACATGCACAGACTTAG GTCGAGCCGCGCGGCGCGCGCCGAGTCGGTGAGCTCGGGCGAAGAGGATGAGGAGGACGAGGGCTTCCACCTGCTCACCGCCGAGAACCTGTTCTCCACACTGCTGCACCGG GTGCGAGCGCTGACGAACCGCCTCAACGGCGAGGAGGGCCCCGGCTTCCCGCAGCACCCGCACTCGCTCTTCAACAACATGCAGTCGCCCTTCTTCAACAG CTCTCATTTATCACGGAGACACAACGcttt CGTTCATAGATATGTGGAAAGTAAACGAAGTGTTTCGGAAAC ACGCGAGGGCTGGGGCAGCCGCGACATGCACGCTGATTTCGACTCCATGTTCAACAAGACACGTCAGAATTTCCCGCGAG TTGGGTTGCGCGTTACACTGCATGCTCCGACCAAATCTTCACATCACAGCGGCACCGGCGCAAACGACAAATCAGCCACAAACGCCACACAACAAT GTGGAGGgggagggggaggggggggcgGGGAGGGCGCGCTGGACCTGTCGGACCTGGACCTGAGCGCGATTCGGTTTAGCGAGCGCGAGCTGGAGGCGCTGTCGGGGCTGACGCCGGCGCTGTCGCGGCGCCTGCAGACACAGCTGCTGGCGCAcctgccgcccgccgccgcgcgccgcctgcGCCGCGCGCTGTCGCTGCAGCCcgtgcgcgcgccgccgccgccgcccgccgtcTGCACgctgccgcgccgccgcgccgcctccCGCGAGGCCACGCCCACCGCCGACCACGACAAATCCACCAAGGAATCCAGCCAATCACGAGGCAGCAGCATCAGAAGCACGCCCGACCGCTCCCTGCTCAGCAAGTATTTAACGCCCGAAAGGACCTTCTCGCTCGACGAGTCGTACTCCTCGGATAATGGCAGTATTCTGTCGGAGCCGAGTTACATCGCGGCGTACGGCGCGCCCTCCGGCCCCGGCCTCGCCTCCCGCCGACACAGCATGCGCGCCAGCAACACCAGCACCAGTACCGACCAACCAAAAAAACGTATCTCACGGTTCCTCAGACCAGACTTCTTCGATACACCGCCCGACGAAAGCCAATACGCTAGACTTAAGAAAGAGAAAGAACTGGAAACTCAGAAAATATTAAAGGAAATCAGGGAGAAGAAGAACAAAACGCTGAACACACCGCCACCGACTGGCAGCAGTTCCGTTGACTCGAGCGAGTCTCCCACGCCTAAGGACGACGGCGGATTCGCCCGAAAGAATCTCAATTCCAACAGTCTCCTGACTGCTAAAGAGAGGAGCCGATCTAATACTCCATTTTTCCCCATTCTAGACAAGATAAAAGAAACAACATTGGACACTAGAAATATAGAAGCGAATTCAGTTGATAAATACAATGAAAGTAAACGCAAAACGAATGTAGACGAAAGCTCTACTAATAACAAAGAATCTAAACTGAGTAGGCCTAAAAGTTATCCAGTTAAAAACATAGATTCTCCGGAACGAACACAGAAGGAAACTTCTGAAAACGATACATTGCGTAAGGAAAACAAAGATAAGAGCAGCGTGCAGAAAGATTCTAAAATTGCGCGGccaaagagctatccaactaGTAGTCCGTCCCCAGAAAAGGTTTACATTAGTCGAGTAAAAAAAGAGGAGATAACATCAAACGATGTCAAGTGTGAAAAGGCAGAAGTAGTCAAACCTTCAATAACACGTCGCGATAGCGACGTTGAAGTTAGTTTCAACATAAGTTTACCTAAAAAACCTAAACCGGTCCCACAAAAAGCTCATTCTGTTGAGATATGCGAATCTAATAATCAAACAAATGAAGTACTGGTATTGAAGAAATATCAGGTTGTGGGAAACAATGTCGATAATACGGAGAAGCAAATTGATGTTAAGGAAAAAGAAGAAATGCAAGGAAACGGCGCCGTGATGACGAACGGTGGACCAAAATTAGACGTGGCTAAAAATAATTACGAAGATGAGGCTAAGGTTAAAGTGATGAACCACGACTCTAAAAAAGAAGAAGTTAAACTAAAATCGACAGATTCTGAGTCCAGTGAAAAGAAGGTTGTTAAGAAAAAGGTGGTTAAAAAAGTTTCTTCGAAATCAAAGACTGATGCGACGAGTAGCCAAGAAAGTGACGCTAAACCTACCGTCGAGAAGAAAAAGGTCACGAAAAAGATAAAAGAGAAGGGTAGTGAGGATGCTAAAACAACAACCGTCACGAAAAAGAAATCAGTATTACAGTCGATTGGTCAGAAGCTGGAGAAATTAACATCGAATAAATCTAGCTCGCCCGATAAAGAAAAGGTGATTGATAGCAAAGAAGCGGCGGCAGCTGATGGAAAGAAGTTAAATGGCAAAGTAAGCAGAAGCCAGCGGGAACAATCAGAGCCTACACATGCGGAGCCCACCACAGAGTCTACCCTCATCAAACGAGCGGTCACCTTGACCGACGTGGCTGCGCTAGACAGTCCCGTCACCGTCCCTAACAAAACAACAGTATCTAAAGTGCTAGGGCTATTCAAGAAGTTTGAACCAAAAGAGAAAGCTCCTAAGGTACTTGTTGACAAACATCCCACCGAGAATCTCGATATTATTGAATCTAATAATGTATCAGATAACGAAGCATCTGATAAGCCAAAGCGACCCACTTCTTTGCTATTGAATGGACTTGgacgtaaaaataaatatggcaGAACGTCGAGTGATAGCGTGCCCGCCCTGGCCAACGACGATCCTGACCTGGTCAAAAAAGATAGCACAAAACGAAATAGCCTCAAGCTGGACTTCTCCAGATTGCCGAGAGTTAAGAAAATAGTTCCTACAAATCCTGTGATAGAACCCCAGATTGTTTACTCCATAGACAAAGAGACTGAAGCGAAAGATGCAGAGAAGAATGGCATAGTTCGCGATGCAGCGGACATCGTGGCGGAGCCCCGCGCCCGCAGCCGCTCCCGGAGCCGTTCCACTTATTCCAACTCGGATAGCAAAACTGATCTTGGCTCGAATAGTAAAGTTTCCCACATCCCGACCTCTCCCACCGAATACCCGCCGCACCTTCCGTACAGAGAGCTCGAGCCGACCACGCCCGAGAGAGAGGACGTGGAGGAGAGGATCCGCAGGAAGAGCTTCTACTCGAGGTTCAACGAGAAGAAGCAGCGGAGGAAGAGCACGCTGGTGGGCCCGGGCGCCGCGGAGTACGACCCGGTGGCGCGCCTGCACGACCCCGCGCCGCGCGACCTGTCGCCCCTGTCGCCCGTCGACATCAGCCCCGCCGCAGACCACCGCTACCGCTCCTTCATCTCAGAACTACCCGTCAGCCCCAGAAACGCGCTTCGCTTCGACCACTACGGCCTCAGCGACAAAGTCGACAACTATCGATCTCTCGATCGCCACGAGTTGCGAAAGTACCCGCGAAGCTATCTGGACTACGACCAGCCGGCCTCGTACGGCGCGCACAGATACGCCCGGACCATGTCGCTCCTCGACTCCGACCCTACTGAAGACCATTCCCTCACCCTGCGGGACCCTCACAAGTACAACCGCACCATATCCATGTACTCGCCCGGCAACTACGCCACCTACCGGCCAAACAGAACAACCAGGAACTCCGCCATTATACTGAAAGAGAGCGAGAAGGAACCCAGTCCGGAGAACATTCTagaaaagataaaaaataggAAAACAATATCGATCAGCGTAACAAGAAAGAAAACCCCAGAAAACGAGACTGTCGACAG ATCCCCTGTCTCATCTAAAGGCGAAGGCGACGGTGCAGAATGCTCTGAGAAAGTTGACTGA